From Callithrix jacchus isolate 240 chromosome 15, calJac240_pri, whole genome shotgun sequence, one genomic window encodes:
- the KIAA1143 gene encoding uncharacterized protein KIAA1143 homolog, producing the protein MSKRNQVSYVRPTEPAFLARFKERVGYREGPTVETKRIQPQLPDEGGDHSDKEDEQPQVVVLKKGDLSLEEVMKIKAEIKAARADEEPASADGRILYRKPVKRPSNEKCSGLTASSKKKKPHEDEINQDSVKKNSQKQIKNSSLLSFDNEDENE; encoded by the exons ATGAGCAAGCGTAACCAGGTATCTTACGTGCGGCCAACCGAGCCAGCGTTCCTGGCTCGCTTCAAGGAACGCGTCGGCTACAGGGAGGGGCCCACTGTAGAGACCAAG AGAATCCAGCCTCAGCTCCCAGATGAAGGTGGGGATCACAGTGACAAAGAAGATGAACAGCCTCAAGTGGTGGTTTTGAAAAAGGGAGACCTATCACTTGAAGAAGTCatgaaaattaaagcagaaataaaggcTGCCAGAGCAG ATGAAGAACCAGCTTCTGCTGATGGAAGAATCCTATATCGAAAACCAGTCAAGCGTCCCTCAAATGAAAAATGTTCAGGTTTAACAGCAAgctcaaaaaagaagaagccacatgaagatgaaataaatcaGGACTCAGTCAAAAAGAactcacaaaaacaaataaaaaacagtagCCTCCTTTCTTTTGACAACGAAGATGAAAATGAGTAA